CTGTCTGTGTTGAGAACTTCGATGGGGACGGGCAAATTTCCTTGCGGCCAGTTTTTTACAACCCGTGCGATGCCGCGCGGATTGGAACCGGCGACCACCGTCTGGCACAATAATTCCTGTTGTCCCTGAAACCAGGCTTTGATTTGCTCCCAAGGGAGTGTGCCATCGATCAAAGTGGAAATGGAATGCACAACCTGAGGCAGGGGGCTGCTCTCTTCCGCGGGAACTTCGGTCTTGAGTAAGACAAATTTGATCCGGCTATTTCCGACATCAATGGCCAATTGTAGAAATGGTTGTGACATGCTAAATTCTTTGAAACTTACAGCGAATGCGTTGCCGCTTGATTTTAAAACAGCGTCCGATCATTGTTGTCTTCATCTTCATTCTTTTTTGAACTGCTTTTACGCCGTCCGGTTTTGGAAGGACCTTTGGTTTCAATGGAAGCGGTCGCGTCAAAGTCTTCCAGGACCGGGTTTCCCTCCGCGTCTACACGGGTCAGGATTTCGATTTTCTGTTCGGCTGATTCGAGAGACTGATAGCAGGATCTTAACAGTTTGATGCCCCGCTCGAACTGTTCCATTGATTCGTCAAGACCGGCTGTCCCTTCTTCGAGGGTATTAACGATCTCCTGCAATTCTGCCAGTGAGTCCTCAAACAGAGGTGTTTCCGATTTTGCTGTTTTTTTCTTTGCCATGTGATCAGGTCTTATTCAATGAGAGTTTGCTGCTGGTTGAAAAATAGTGGTGGCTTACTTGCTTGTCTTTGATTCCGGTTCTGTTTCCTGAACCTGGCTGGTGATGGTACCATCAGGCACATGCGTTTGCAGAATATCACCGGGGTTGATCTGTTGAATCGATTTGACGATTTCAGTTTCTTGTTTTCCGGTTTCGACGCGTGTGATGCTATATCCGCGACTTAATACCTTCAGAGGGCTGAGTGCATCCAGTGCGGATGAAAGATGTTTTGTTTCCGATTGATATCGTGAGAGGAGTTCGCGTGTGCTGCGTTTCAGTCTGCGGTCCAGTTCGTCCAGTTGTGTAGCGCGATTGTGAATCAGATCCAATGGTCGTGTCAGTGCCGGTCGGGCTGCCAGTGCATCCAGTTGCAGGCGAACCTGCCGGGCACGCTGTTTTAAGTTTGAGACTAACTGGCCTTTCCAGTGAGTCAATGTTGCCAGTACGTCCGACTGCAGGGGAACTGCCAGTTCAGCCGCTTCACTGGGAGTGAGCGCACGACGGTCTGCGACAAGATCAGAGATGCTGATATCAATTTCGTGGCCGACAGCACTGATGATGGGGATCGGGCAATCAAAAATTGCGCGGGCGACGACTTCTTCATTAAACGCCCAGAGATCTTCCAGACTGCCGCCACCACGTCCGGTGATAATGGTATCCACGCCAGGAATTCGGGCCGCGATTTCAATTCCGGCGGCGATTTTTTCTGCTGCGCCTTCTCCTTGTACGGCGACAGGGACGATGACCAGGTCGACGGCCTTCCAGCGGCGTGTGATGACTTGCAGCATATCACGGACGGCGGCACTGGTCGGGCTGGTGACCAGCGCGATCTTACGGGGAAATTGAGAAATGGGGCGTTTGTGTTCGGGGTTGAACAGCCCTTCTGCGGCCAGTTTTTCCTGCATTTGGCGAAACGCCAGTTCGAGCGCGCCGACTCCCTGTGGCAGGAGTTGTTCGATGTTCAACTGGTAGGTGCCGCGTGCCTGGTAGACTTCGACTGGCCCTGCTGCGACGACTTCCATGCCGTCTTCGAGTTGAAACTTCAGCCGTGAAGCCGTTCGTTTCCAGATCACGGCGCGGAGCTGGGCGGAATCATCTTTCAACGTCAGATAGACGTGCCCCGAACTGGCGATTGTGCAGTTCGAAATTTCGCCGATGACCCAGGCATACGGAAAATTGGCTTCGACCAGGTTTTTAATCTGACGCGTGGTTTCCGTGACAGACAGGATTTCGGGTTCCAGAGATGACATGAGCTCACTTTAATTGCTGGTTAACGGCTGAAATCAGGGGAGCAGTGAATTCAGATATGAGATGCCCCGCTGGCAATCTTCGAGTCGCTGATCACCTTGTGTACGATCGACGGCAAGCCAGCCTTGATAGCCGGTTTCCATTACAAGCGGAAGAAACTGGTCCCACATGACCATGCCTTGCCCGATCGGAGCTTCCGAGCCACCTCGGTCCATTTCTCGAATGGCATCCCGCAATCGATAGGACTTGATCCACGTATGAAGTTCGCGAATGGCTGTTTCCTGGTTCTGGTGACTGAACACCATGTCCGCAGTATCAAAATCAATCCCGATAAATCCCGCATCAACCTTTGAAACTAATTCGCGAATTGTCGATGCCGAATTGGTTTCACAGGCGATACACAGGTCTGTTCCGATGTGTGAAGCAAATCGCACCAGGTCATTCAGGACCTCACAGACGAGAAGGAAATTTCCTCCCTCCTCGGTCTGAATCTGTCCCGGATGAATAATCAGTATCGGCACTCGCAATCGCCAGGCGAACTCAAGAGCTGCTTTAATTTGTGAGACTCTCTGGTCGATAAATTCAGGCTCGGTTAACGCATGGCGGGCGGGGAGTCGCAGGGAAGCAATCGCAAGATTGTATTCTTCCAAAAGTTTGCGGAACTGGCGATCGCCGGACGCACCGAATGAAGAGGGGGTAATTTCATTTTGTACATCCAGCTGTACCCCGCGCGCTCCGATCTGGGCGGCTGTTTTGATTGCTCGTTTGATCGGCAATCCAAAGCTACGGGTGGCGACAGCGAGTTTAGGTCGTAACATTCGTTTCCTTACAGGGCATTTCTACCTGAAATTTTAATTGAGTGGAATAATTGCGGTAATTCGATCAATTGGCAAAGTTTATCTAACCGTTTGTGAAAAGAGAATGATATCTCGGTATGAATAGAAAAGGATTGGAAAAACAGGGTTTTTCGTCCAGTTCCCAATTGAGATTCGATCAAAAAATGGACGATCTTTAAGTACAGGAATTATCATTTTCAGGAAAAGTCCATGATACTGTCATCGTTTCTCACCTGCTACCTTGCTGTACTGGCTAGTTTACCCATTGAGGGTCATCTGGTGGAAGATACGCTGCCGATCTTGTCCTATTCATTCGAAACGAAACAGGATCTCGACTTTGACGATCTACCGGATGACTGGTCGCGTCGCAAAGGTCCTGGTTATCCTCAGTATGTTGAAGTGAGCATCGACAGAAACCAGGGACGTAGTGGTCAGCAAAGCCTGCATATCGGAGTGAATGGAGGGCACGCTACGATCTATTCTCCGCCTGAGAAGATTGATTCCGATCATGCTTATGTCTTTCGGGGATTCATTAAAACTCAAAAATTAAGACACGACGCAGCTCTGATTTCCATTTCATTTCTGGATCACAAACGGCAGCGCGTTCAGCAGTTTGTGAGTCGTCCTGTTACAGGAACTCATAAAGGCTGGGTAGAAGTGGCTCTGGGACCAATGACCCCCAAGCCGAATGTTCGTTTCATTGTGATTGGTTGTCATGTTGCGCATAACAACCAGAAAGATATCTCCGGTGATATCTGGTTTGATGATCTTTGGGTTGGCAGTCTGCCGCAATTGGACATCCTGAATAATTACCATCGCCATTTTGTTGATCATTCAGCAGAAATTCGCGTCAGCAGTCGTATTAGTGGACTGAATCCCCAGAACAAGTATCGACTTGATCTGGAACTTGTTGACAGTATGGACCAGAAAGTGGCTGACTCTTCGCTGGAGTTAATGACGAATCCGGAAGATGTGAAAGGGGTAGCCAACAGTCGTTTGCTGGACGGGAATAACCATACCGAAGTCTGGCGTCTGCACCCGATGGAATATGGTTTCTATGAAGTAAGATCAAAATTAGTGCGCGATAAGAAATCGATCCTGGCAAAGAAAACGTCGTTCGCGGTGATTGATCTGGTGACTCCCAGAAGCCAGGGAGAGTTTGGTTGGACGATCTCACAGGAAAATAATCAGCTGCCGATCAATGAATTACCCGACATTGCCGCACAGGCGGGGATCAACTGGATTAAGTTTCCTTTGTGGAATGTCATGGCGTCGGAAGATACTCAGCGTCCCAGCCGTGTTGCCGAGATGCTGGATGCTTTTTCAAATAGAAGCATTACGCCGATTGGACTGCTGAACCATCCTCCCAAAGAACTGCGATCTCAGTTTGCGAAAGACTGGCAGGGAGTCAGCGGGATCTTTACCATGCCTGCCAGTTTCTGGTCGCCTTCACTGGAAGAAGTATTTGCCCGCTATACATCGCTGGTCAATTACTGGCAACTGGGGGGGGATGATGACAAGAGTTTTATCGGGATGCGGAATCTGAATAATACTTTGAAAAATGTGAAATCGCAGCTTGATCTCATCGGACGGGATACGCATGTGGGAATCCATTGGGACTGGAAGACGCCTCTGCCTAAAAATACGATGCCCAACAGTTTTCTGTCGATCAATAATGATCAACGGCTTTCAGCTTCAGAGTTGCGAAGTGTTTTACAGAAGACCGATGTTTCACCGGGGGCCAGCCCGCGGTGGATCACGATCACGCCGCTCCCCAAAGAAAATTACTTACCCGAAGAGCGGGGAATTGATCTGGCAAAACGTATGGTGACCGCAAAATATATGGGCGCGGATGGTATTTTTGCTGACTCGATTTTCGATGAGCAACATGGCCTGCTCAATCAAAATGGCTCGCCAACCCTGCTGTTTCTTCCCTGGAGAACGGTGGCATTGGCGCTTCAGGGGGCAAAATACCAGGGGGCGTTTAATATGCCTCAAAAGAGTACCAATCATGTATTTACGCGAGATGACGAGGCGATCATCTTTGCCTGGAATGATGAACCAACCGAAGAAATACTCTACCTGGGTGAAGATGTATATGCGACCGATGTCTGGGGCAGAAGAATTGATCTGGAACGCGATCCTGAAACACGACGTCATAAACTTTCGGTGGGGCCTGCCCCTGTGATTGTTCGAAAGTGTAATAAGCAAATTGCTTACTGGCGGCTGGCAGCCCAATTTGAAAAGGGGAAATCAAAGAGTGAGTACGGAGGTCATGCGGATGCTCTCATTGGCAAGAACACATTCTCACAAAGTGTCCGCGGAAAAGCAGTGTTCAACGTTCCCAAGGGCTGGGAAGTGGAGCCACAGGAATGGGAATTTAATACGGGCACGGGTGAAGAGTATCGATTAGAAACATTTATGACACTGCCTTCCAATGCAAGTCTGGGTAAGAAAGATGTCTCGATCGATTTCGAAATCTTTGCAGAACGTAAGTATTCGATTCGCGTAAACAGGCCGTATCACGTAGGATTGGGGGATATTGTTGTGAACGTGATCGATAAGAAAATTGAAGGCAATGTGCTGGAAGTGGAACAGATCATTGTGAATAATACCTCGCCACTTGAAACTCTGCAGTTTCGTTGCAGCCTGTTTATTCCCAGCATGAAACGGATGCAACGTTTTATCACCGAGCTTAAAAATGGCCAGGATCGCAAACTGTACTACATACCGAACGCAGATTCGTTAAAAGGAAAAGAGCTTTGGATTCGTGCGGAGCAGGTGAATGGCCGACGGATTTTGAATTATCGCTGGGTTGTTGGTGAGAGCTGGCAGAATCAGACTCCGACTCCGCAGCAAGAAATCAAAGTCGAAAAGCCGATCATTCGTTGAGGTGTCGTGACCTCCGCGCGGCTGAACTCAGGCGGCGCTGAGATCTTCATTTTCCGTGTCGTCAGTCTCTTTGGGGGTGTCAGCAGACGCTTCTTTCACGGAATCTGATTCCAATGCAATTTCATCTTCTGGAGTTACTGCTTCCACTTCGGTTTCTGATTCAGTCTTCTCAGCTTGTTTTTTCTGTTCGGGTCGAATGCGCAGCGTATCCCCCATGGGTAAGTCGTCCAGATTTTTCAGGCCGAAAATCTCCAGGAATTTTCGTGTCGATTCGTAGAGAAATGGACGTCCCAGTGAGTCATCTTTGCCCCCAATTCTGACCAGGCCACGTTCCATTAGCTGTTTGAGCATTTCAGCGCTCTGGACACCGCGGATCGATTCGATGTCGGCCCGGGTGATTGGTTGACGATAAACCACAATGGCCAATGTTTCCATTGCCGGGGAAGAGAGTTTGAGTGCTGCCTGCCTCTGGTGAAGTTTGTTCAACCAGAATGAAAACTGTGGTTGTGTCATCATCTGATAACCGGTGGCGACACGTTTGATTTGAAATGCCGAGTTGGTTGCAGTCAGGGCATGATTAATCTGATCAATCATTTCCTTTGCCTCGGCCGCATTCGCCAATGTTGCCAATTGAGCAATTTTTCGTGTGGAGAGTGCCGTTTCAGCGACAAACAATACTGCTTCCACTTTCGCCATTTTCAGGCTGCGTCTGGTGTTGACTTCCTGATCGGAGGCAAATTGCAATTGATCTCCCTGCTGCAGACGCGTCAGGAAATTCCAGCGGAATGCGTCCGACTGTGAGAGGGAGAAAGAAGAGTGTCGGATGCCAAAGGAAGTTCTTTGCTGGCAGTTCAAAGGGGAAGGACTGGAAAGCATGCGTGGTTTACCGAACCGTAAAGTTTTGAGTGTAGGTTGCTACTTTCTGGCTGATTTCGTCTTCCACGGTCAATTTCATAACGTGGGGGCCTAGTGAGATATTTCGGGGTATCTCAAATTTGTAACTGTGAAAATAATCTTTGCGTACATTTCGGCAGAGATCTTCAGTTGTGTCAAAAGGGATTTCTGCGATGAGATCTCCGTTGGTTCCTGCTTTGAAGATTTGAATTTTGGATTTCAACAGCGTGCGATACATGCCATCGGCAGTCAGTTCGCTGGTGAAATTCTCAATTTCTGAGTAAACCAGCACCGGGCGACCGGGCGTATATTCATCACGTTCAAAACGCTCATAGCTTCCAAAACTATTAATCTTGTGGCAGAAGGCGACATTTTTCAGTTTCAGATTAGCTTTTTCCTGCAGGCGGGCAGTGGCCTCTCTTAGTTGCGCGACAGTTTGCGTCGCCCGGTCAGCCGGATCCGGAATGGCTTCGCTATCAAAATAGTTTGCGACCGCCCAGAAGGTCTGCTGCCAGAATTCCTGGTCGGCGGGTTCGATTCCAGGAATCGCTTCCAATGCGCGTTCGTGCTGCCCTGCCATCAGGTACAACATTCGCAGGTAAACGTGCCGTTCAATAAAGTGTTGTTTTTCTTCGGGAGTCGATCCGGTTTGTAATTGAGCGAGTTCTGCTTCAGCCATTGATATGAGTTGGCTCAGTTGAGCGGCAGAAGTGCCAGCCGATAGTTCGGCCGGGTTCATGGTCGAGGCCGGATTCAGTTCCGCTGGTTCCTGAACGGAGGGCTGCATTTGTGTCGCTGCTGTTGCGATTGGTTGTGGGGTACCTTCCTGTGATCCAATGATCGCTGTACTTGTGCGGGAAATACCGTTTTGCAGTGCAGAAGTGCCTTGCTGGAATGCCGAAGAGAGTTTTGTCTTTAATGTTCCCACAACAGGAATATGATTCAGCCCTTTACTGATGGTTTCAGATCTGGAGTAGGCCTGTTGCTGCGTCGGGTTAATGACGGGCAATCCTGCATTTGTGTTATTCGGTCCGATTGCTTCCAGGTTACCCAGTCTGACGGGATTAGATGCGGAGTTCATTTGTGGATTGTCAGGCGGTAACTGTCCAGGAGGAGTTACTTGTTGAACACTGGTTTGAACGACGGGTGAGGGGGCATCTCCTGGTTGAGTATGTCCCAGGCCGGGGAGGATCATGGAGGAAATCGTTGCGGGTTGTTTATGTTCTGCCAGTTGGGTTTCCTGCTTCTGCTGCTCCAAGCTGTTCATGATTCGCCGCGTTCGAAGAATATTCCGGATCATTTCCGGATCCACTCCTTTAAAACTGCTCAGATATTGAGCGCGTTCCTGAGGAGTTGCGTCTTTGAGTTCCTCGTTGATATAAGCCAGCAGTTCGACATTGTGTGTTGTCACCTTACCTGTTTTGGCTTTGACCTCATTATTTTTCTTTGCAGGCGGGGCGTCGTTGCTGGTTGAGGTTTTCTCTACTGCAACGACTGCCGCTGCTTCGTCGGTGGTTTTCTTTGCTGAAGCTTTGGATCTTCCCCAATTCCAGGGCGCAGTGGGAGCTCTCCAGGCCATTGTTTTCTGACCTGATGTGGAAGTACATCCGCTTATCAAAATTAAAATTAGAACAGCAGGCAGTACCGTGCTGAGCCGGAATTGTTTCATTACGTTGCCCGGATCATTGGGGTAAAGGGCTCAATAAATAAGGACACGTTACAGGTGCCGCGGTCATTGATTGGGTTAAGGGGATGCATGAATCTGAACAAGACTGAGCCATGCATAAAAAAGTGATGTGATAGGAGAGTGAGTTTTTTATGAAAAATCGCAAAATGAATCAAGATCGATTCAAGCGATCCGTGATTTGAACCGCAGAAGGGAGGGATGTTTGTTGCTTTCTTGTATAGATTACAGGCTGGGTTTCTCTTAAGTGATTATATTTAATATGTTTACGCAATTTGTTTTCAGGTAGGTCAGTCCCCGGATTCTTTCCTGGAGTTCACATTTGATGTGACTCCAAAAAAGTTACCCCCTTTTAATTTCATATCATCTGTGCCCCAGGCAATCTTTTTATTCTGTTTGGCCAACAGGGGAATGTGCTTTGAGCAGTGGATATAAGCCTCTTCCACTTCCACCATTACCCAGCGTTCAGGCTTTTTCCCATCATCGGTAAAGATGTCGTCTTTAATTTCTTGTGGGGTGTTATCCGACTGCAGGAATTCCTCGTTTTCGACGATGGATGCTTTCCCATTGATGTGCAAGCCAATGGTGGCTTTGAAGAAATCGAGAAACATCAAACCGATGTGTGGGTTTTCTGAAATGTTACCGAGAGAGGCGAGTACGCCGTTGCCTCGGTATTCGGGGTAGGCAAGTTGTTTCTCATTCAGAATACGCACAAAGCCGGGGCTGCCGGCGCGAAATGAGCTATCGCATTCGCCTTTTGAATCGGAGGTGGCGATAAACAGCAGTTCCTGTTCCCGGATATATTCCTGCATCCGAGGGTTCAGATAGTCGATCATCTGCCGATCGTAGAAACTGTTAGCACGCTTTTCCGTACCGTAACGCTTCTGAAGTTCCCGCTCACCCTCTGAGCCGAAACCGGGTTCTTGATATTCCATTATGTAATCCATACGTTCCTGGTTTGTTACAGAGGCAGATTCGTGTGTGATGTGGCTTTATGGCAATTTCCAGTTACTGTCAAAGAGCTCTGCCCAGACAGTTTCATTATCAGAAGTGCCATCTTTCGATTGCTTGAACTGAATTACGGCGATGTCTCCCAGTTTGGGGAAGAGCCAGGAATTGGAGGCCCGGAAATCTTTTTCATGCATCGTATGTCCGGAGTTGATCACTACATAACGAGCAGGGTTCAACGGATTCGGATAGATCAGAGCGATGCCATGATTTTTTGTATCGTAGCTTTTTCCGTTGACGGTAATCTGGTCTTTGGTCCATTCGATGGGAAGGTCTTCAACGACTTTGGCGATCAAGGCATTCGATCCGGGGTCGCCGAACAGGATCAGGTTTTTGTCAGCAATGATTTTGTCGGTGACTTGCGTGTCATTGATAACAGGAACTTTCGCTCTCAGCCATTTGTCGAATTCTTTTTCAAACAATGTCAGTACTGATTTTGACCAGGAATTGAGTTCAGGTTGCCAGGGAGTGCCCGTGCCTGTGACGCACACAAAGGGGAGCGTAAACGCGTCATCAATTGGTCCTTGCAGGTTGTGTCGTTTTCGCAGGTTCGGATTTTCGATGAAGGTTTTCGAGTCTTCATACTTCAGAACATCCCAGCCGCTGTTGCTTTTCACGTAATAAACCTGGGGCAATAGCCCATTGGCGGCCGACTCTAGTGGAAGCAGTGTACCATCCAGTTCCACTTTGGCAGCAATATTGCGTGCCAGAGACAGAGCAGCAACATTTTCTGTGGTGAGTTGTAGATTGCCTGATTCGTCGTCAATTCCCCCTTCGACGATTGTGGGTTCATACATTTCATCGAGTTCTTCAATCGTCAGCCATTCGCACTCATTGAACTTGGGGGTATACGTGATAAAGCGGATCTGTTTTCTTCCGGGCCAGGCCGGACGTCCCTGTTTTGAATACTCCAGCAGGTCAGCGAGAAAATCCTGATAAGCGGGCATGCGTGATTGATGCGCTGCCTCCGGGCTGATATACAGCGGGATTTCGATATCCCGGTCTTTGGCTTTCTCAACCATGCGTGTGCTGGAGACGAGCTGTTTGTCTTTGCCGCCCCCATAGGTCACAACAGGGACATCGGCGGCATTCAGGGCATAGTCGATCGAATCATAGATACGCAGTGTTTTGTGCTGATAGTGCGGCAGTTTTTCTTTGTAGTTTTGATACTGATAAAAGTCGACAAATCCGGCACCGGGGCCGACGCCGCACCAGAGCGAAGGGTAATGCAGTCCCAGATGCCAGGCGCCTGCGCCTCCCATGGAGAAGCCGCGAAGTGTAATTCGTTTCTTGTCGATCAGGTGACGTTTCTTGACATCATCAATGGCTTCATGCACGTCGACGTCGCCGCTCCATCGCCAGCCATTATCGGTACGGCCGAAGGGATCCAGGTGCAACCAGTCGTGATCTTTGCGAGGTCCTCTGCCATTCGGACGTGTGATAAAAAAGACTTCATTGCGTTTGCCGCCTCGGCCATGCAGTTCTACATGGAGTGGCCAGCGATGGCTGGACTTTTCTTTAAAGTCAGCCGGGAAGGTGAGCGCATAAGGTTGCACCGAGCCATCAATTTTAGAGTAGTAACCGAAGATGACCGTTCCGGTTTGCTGTGTCCATTCCGGTTTGCCGACTTGCAGTTGCTGTGCTCGTTTTTGCCCCGTTTCCAGAATCTGAAATGTATCTTTGACATACTGCGGTTTGTAAAATTCGTTATGTCGCAAAATCCATTCGGCGGCCTTTGCATAAACTTCGACATCTGCCAGAAGCGACTTTTTGATTTTGGGATTCTGCTTGAGGTCCTTGATTTGTTTCTGCAGTTCCTGAAGCTGCTGTTCCAGTTTGGCGCGATCTTCTGGAGCAGGCTCCTGTGCCTGTATCTGTGAAGGATTCGAACAGAGTGAAAGGCCAACGATCAGAGCAACAAGAATCGGGAAACAGAAGAGGCGCTTCATGGTGGAGTCCTGATAATGAATTAGGAGTGTTTCTCAACGAAACAAAACAGCAAATGACTGACGGCCCGAATGGATGGCGGTGATCACACTTAGATCGAGCCGCCTGATCGGGAAACATGAGAGCAGGTGCTAGAGCGCATCACATTTTACTATAGCGTGCCTCAATCTAATATACTTGGTCCAAATAGTTTTGGAGACGCTACAGTAAAACTGGACACAGTCTAGAGCTAGATTATCACGGATGGAAGGGCCAGGCAAGAGGTACGATGATCACGGTGAGGATCCAGACGATCAAAGTCAGTGGGCCGCCGATACGAAGGTAGTCGGCATATTTATACCCACCAGGGCCGAAGACCATCATATTGGTCTGGTAGCCGATCGGGGTGGCGAAGCAGGCTGCTGCCGAGATGATCAGGGTGATCACAAATGGCATGAGATTGACATCGAGTGATGCTGCTGCGGCAACGGTGATGGGAAAAATCAGCGTAGCGGTTGCTTTAGCGGTAATCAGGTTCGTGAAGATCAAGGTGATTAACGACAGAATTGCCAGCACGATCAACGGTTTATTATTTGCCACTCCGATGAAGCTAGATGCAATCAGATCCGCGGCTCCCGAATTTTCGATTGCTTTGCCAATTCCCAGTCCGGCAGCGATGGTAATCAACACGCCCCAGTCAATAGAGCGTTTGGCTTCGGTCGCACTGCAGCATCGCGTGGCCGTCATCAGCCCGGCAGCGACCATGGCGGCGACGATCATTTTAACATTAAAGAAGGCCACCATCACGATCATCGCCAGCAAGATCGTACGGGCAATCCAGGCACGTTCGTGGCGTGGCGGTGTGGAGTCTTCCACCTGACTGACGAGGAAGA
This window of the Gimesia fumaroli genome carries:
- a CDS encoding exodeoxyribonuclease VII small subunit, which encodes MAKKKTAKSETPLFEDSLAELQEIVNTLEEGTAGLDESMEQFERGIKLLRSCYQSLESAEQKIEILTRVDAEGNPVLEDFDATASIETKGPSKTGRRKSSSKKNEDEDNNDRTLF
- the xseA gene encoding exodeoxyribonuclease VII large subunit, whose product is MSSLEPEILSVTETTRQIKNLVEANFPYAWVIGEISNCTIASSGHVYLTLKDDSAQLRAVIWKRTASRLKFQLEDGMEVVAAGPVEVYQARGTYQLNIEQLLPQGVGALELAFRQMQEKLAAEGLFNPEHKRPISQFPRKIALVTSPTSAAVRDMLQVITRRWKAVDLVIVPVAVQGEGAAEKIAAGIEIAARIPGVDTIITGRGGGSLEDLWAFNEEVVARAIFDCPIPIISAVGHEIDISISDLVADRRALTPSEAAELAVPLQSDVLATLTHWKGQLVSNLKQRARQVRLQLDALAARPALTRPLDLIHNRATQLDELDRRLKRSTRELLSRYQSETKHLSSALDALSPLKVLSRGYSITRVETGKQETEIVKSIQQINPGDILQTHVPDGTITSQVQETEPESKTSK
- a CDS encoding sugar phosphate isomerase/epimerase family protein is translated as MLRPKLAVATRSFGLPIKRAIKTAAQIGARGVQLDVQNEITPSSFGASGDRQFRKLLEEYNLAIASLRLPARHALTEPEFIDQRVSQIKAALEFAWRLRVPILIIHPGQIQTEEGGNFLLVCEVLNDLVRFASHIGTDLCIACETNSASTIRELVSKVDAGFIGIDFDTADMVFSHQNQETAIRELHTWIKSYRLRDAIREMDRGGSEAPIGQGMVMWDQFLPLVMETGYQGWLAVDRTQGDQRLEDCQRGISYLNSLLP
- the scpB gene encoding SMC-Scp complex subunit ScpB yields the protein MLSSPSPLNCQQRTSFGIRHSSFSLSQSDAFRWNFLTRLQQGDQLQFASDQEVNTRRSLKMAKVEAVLFVAETALSTRKIAQLATLANAAEAKEMIDQINHALTATNSAFQIKRVATGYQMMTQPQFSFWLNKLHQRQAALKLSSPAMETLAIVVYRQPITRADIESIRGVQSAEMLKQLMERGLVRIGGKDDSLGRPFLYESTRKFLEIFGLKNLDDLPMGDTLRIRPEQKKQAEKTESETEVEAVTPEDEIALESDSVKEASADTPKETDDTENEDLSAA
- a CDS encoding pyridoxamine 5'-phosphate oxidase family protein, translated to MEYQEPGFGSEGERELQKRYGTEKRANSFYDRQMIDYLNPRMQEYIREQELLFIATSDSKGECDSSFRAGSPGFVRILNEKQLAYPEYRGNGVLASLGNISENPHIGLMFLDFFKATIGLHINGKASIVENEEFLQSDNTPQEIKDDIFTDDGKKPERWVMVEVEEAYIHCSKHIPLLAKQNKKIAWGTDDMKLKGGNFFGVTSNVNSRKESGD
- a CDS encoding prolyl oligopeptidase family serine peptidase; translation: MKRLFCFPILVALIVGLSLCSNPSQIQAQEPAPEDRAKLEQQLQELQKQIKDLKQNPKIKKSLLADVEVYAKAAEWILRHNEFYKPQYVKDTFQILETGQKRAQQLQVGKPEWTQQTGTVIFGYYSKIDGSVQPYALTFPADFKEKSSHRWPLHVELHGRGGKRNEVFFITRPNGRGPRKDHDWLHLDPFGRTDNGWRWSGDVDVHEAIDDVKKRHLIDKKRITLRGFSMGGAGAWHLGLHYPSLWCGVGPGAGFVDFYQYQNYKEKLPHYQHKTLRIYDSIDYALNAADVPVVTYGGGKDKQLVSSTRMVEKAKDRDIEIPLYISPEAAHQSRMPAYQDFLADLLEYSKQGRPAWPGRKQIRFITYTPKFNECEWLTIEELDEMYEPTIVEGGIDDESGNLQLTTENVAALSLARNIAAKVELDGTLLPLESAANGLLPQVYYVKSNSGWDVLKYEDSKTFIENPNLRKRHNLQGPIDDAFTLPFVCVTGTGTPWQPELNSWSKSVLTLFEKEFDKWLRAKVPVINDTQVTDKIIADKNLILFGDPGSNALIAKVVEDLPIEWTKDQITVNGKSYDTKNHGIALIYPNPLNPARYVVINSGHTMHEKDFRASNSWLFPKLGDIAVIQFKQSKDGTSDNETVWAELFDSNWKLP